The DNA window ATTCCGGCGAGCGAAGCCAGACGTACAAGAAATCATTATCTAGGCTGCTTCTGTCCTGACTATGGAACCGAATGACACTCGTATTCATCATCAACGGAAGGTGTTCGACTCGGATTCGCCCAACTTTCCCATATGTATTCCCAGAACTAGCCACCACAATGTCGTTTTCTTCGATGGCGAAATGCGCGTAGCGCGTTTCAAATTCCTCCAGTGACACGAACTTATCTGTATTTGTCACATTGACAGAGCCATCGCCGATTATGTTGGTCACGTTGATGACCTTCATGCCTTCGGTGGTCCACTGATGCGTACGAAGGCCAGGGCCTTCTTGAAAGAAGGCCACATCTCCAAGTGGCACCTTGGCCGTCCTGCAGGCCGAGCTGCTCATGCCCCCAACTCCTCGAAGTTCTCCTGAATCTTCGCCGCCCGGTTCATTCCCCATCCTCCAGCAGCTTCGCGATCTCTGCAGGACTAGGCAGCTGCCCCTTGAGTTCTTTGGGCAAGCGCTTCACGACGTGGTAGGAGGCCACGCCGATGGGCTTCTGGGCCGACTGCAGCGCATACTCCACCACCGTCCGGTTCTTTTCCTTGCAGAGGATGATGCCGATCGACGGATACTCGCTCTGTTCCCGCATCTGCCGGTCGAGAGCGGTGAGGTAGTGCAACCAGCGGTTGCACATTTTGCCGGTCACAGCAGGCCAGGAAAACTCCCTCATATAAAAGACCTTACGGCGCGCAGCATGGGGTAATCGACGGAAATCGATTGCTTCATACATCACCTCTCTCGCACCAGTGGTGCGAGTTTTCAGATACCTAACTCCTCGAAGTTCTTTTGAATCTTCGCCGCCAACTCGACCGCTTCCTTGTTAAGATCAGCCAGTTCGGTGTGGATATCGCGCAGGGTCTGTTCGAAGTCGAAGTCTTCATCCTCCTCCTGCGGTGCGACGCCGACATAGCGACCGGGCGTGAGGCTCCAGTCGGCGGCCTCAATCTCCTTGCGATCCACCAACTTGACCAATCCCGGCACGGCTTGAAGTTCGGCCTGAGGAAAGCGATCTTGCAGCCAGGCCACTTGCCGATGGAAATACACGGCCTGCTTGAGTTGCTCGACGACAGCCTTGCGCTCCTCATCAAGCTGTTTGACTAACTTGCCCGTTGCGCGTCGGT is part of the Fimbriimonadaceae bacterium genome and encodes:
- a CDS encoding DUF1016 family protein, which codes for MYEAIDFRRLPHAARRKVFYMREFSWPAVTGKMCNRWLHYLTALDRQMREQSEYPSIGIILCKEKNRTVVEYALQSAQKPIGVASYHVVKRLPKELKGQLPSPAEIAKLLEDGE